In the genome of Ralstonia pickettii DTP0602, one region contains:
- a CDS encoding taurine dioxygenase (K03119: tauD; taurine dioxygenase [EC:1.14.11.17]), whose amino-acid sequence MRVEQLTCAIGAELIGVSLADAIHDDGLFAGIREALLRHRVLFLRDQDVTAAQHVAFARRFGDLEDHPVTGSDPENPGLVQIYKTPANPPDRYENAWHTDATWRDVPPLGAVLRCWECPTVGGDTMWANMVLAYENLPAHVKEQIADLRARHSIEASFGAAMPIERRLALKSQFPDAEHPVVRTHPETGEKVLFVNGFTTHFTNFHTPGRVRFGQDHSPGGADLLRYLVTQAYIPEHQVRWRWTKNSVAIWDNRSTQHYAVMDYPPCHRRMDRATIIGDRPF is encoded by the coding sequence ATGCGAGTTGAACAACTTACCTGCGCAATCGGCGCAGAACTCATTGGGGTCAGCCTGGCCGATGCTATCCATGATGATGGCTTGTTCGCCGGAATCCGCGAAGCGCTGCTCAGGCACCGCGTCCTGTTCCTGCGCGACCAGGACGTCACGGCTGCCCAGCACGTGGCCTTTGCGCGCCGCTTCGGGGATCTGGAGGATCACCCCGTGACGGGTAGCGACCCAGAGAATCCGGGGTTGGTGCAGATCTACAAGACGCCCGCCAACCCGCCGGATCGTTACGAGAACGCCTGGCACACAGATGCAACCTGGCGCGATGTACCGCCGCTTGGCGCTGTCCTGCGGTGCTGGGAGTGCCCGACCGTCGGGGGCGACACCATGTGGGCCAACATGGTGCTGGCGTACGAAAACCTGCCCGCCCACGTCAAGGAGCAGATTGCCGACCTTCGGGCGCGTCACAGCATCGAGGCGAGCTTTGGCGCCGCCATGCCAATCGAGCGGCGCCTGGCGCTGAAGAGTCAGTTCCCTGACGCCGAGCATCCGGTGGTGCGGACCCACCCAGAGACTGGCGAGAAGGTGCTGTTCGTCAACGGGTTTACCACTCACTTCACCAACTTCCACACGCCGGGCCGCGTGCGCTTTGGGCAGGACCACAGCCCCGGCGGCGCCGACCTGCTGCGCTACCTGGTCACGCAAGCGTACATCCCCGAACACCAGGTCCGCTGGCGCTGGACGAAGAACAGCGTGGCTATTTGGGACAACCGGTCGACCCAACATTACGCCGTCATGGACTATCCGCCGTGCCACCGGAGGATGGACCGCGCGACGATCATCGGCGACCGTCCATTCTGA
- a CDS encoding membrane protein produces the protein MKRAFLALAAAMACGAVQAQSSVTLYGVIDVNLEYVNKVGVVPSAANGYNPGTGHSVFRENSGGYSGSRWGLRGTEDLGGGLKSIFVLESGFNADTGTQQQGGRMFGRQAFVGLKSDYGQVTLGRQYTSLFVSLANFVPARFATQYEPAGVIAGANFREDNVAQYTGTFGPVTAMAHWSFGVGTTLSQINPGIPTLGGNGEVPGQFRRDSAYGAGVTYMNGPLGLGVAYDQWNPTIGTSNGTLKKAAVMASYSIGAAKVMGGYRWGQNKDQTGKEFLRDDFYWIGGQYRVSAALDFTLEYDYQNLKNVGGNTHAANPWQIALITDYSLSKRTDVYLTTAYTRNAGLTMDSAASGFATSLALGNSYSLSSGQKSMFGAAVGIRHIF, from the coding sequence ATGAAAAGAGCGTTTCTTGCCCTAGCCGCCGCAATGGCATGTGGTGCGGTCCAGGCGCAGTCCAGCGTAACGTTGTACGGCGTGATCGACGTCAACCTCGAATACGTCAACAAGGTCGGCGTCGTCCCGTCGGCGGCCAACGGCTACAATCCCGGTACGGGCCATTCGGTGTTCCGTGAGAACTCCGGCGGCTACTCTGGCTCGCGTTGGGGCCTGCGCGGCACGGAAGACCTCGGTGGCGGGCTGAAGTCCATCTTCGTGCTGGAAAGCGGCTTCAACGCCGATACCGGTACCCAGCAGCAGGGCGGACGCATGTTCGGCCGCCAGGCCTTTGTCGGCCTCAAATCGGACTACGGGCAGGTCACCTTAGGCCGCCAGTACACGTCGCTGTTCGTGTCGTTGGCCAACTTCGTGCCGGCCCGCTTCGCCACGCAGTATGAACCGGCGGGCGTCATCGCCGGCGCGAACTTCCGCGAGGACAACGTGGCGCAGTACACGGGCACGTTCGGTCCCGTGACTGCCATGGCGCACTGGTCGTTCGGCGTCGGTACGACGCTATCGCAGATCAATCCCGGTATTCCCACGTTGGGCGGCAACGGCGAAGTGCCGGGCCAGTTCCGCCGAGATTCGGCCTACGGTGCGGGCGTGACCTACATGAACGGCCCGCTCGGCCTGGGCGTTGCCTACGATCAGTGGAACCCGACGATCGGCACGAGCAACGGCACGTTGAAGAAGGCGGCCGTCATGGCCAGCTATTCGATTGGCGCGGCCAAGGTGATGGGCGGCTACCGCTGGGGGCAGAACAAGGACCAGACGGGCAAGGAGTTCCTGCGCGACGACTTCTACTGGATCGGTGGCCAGTACCGCGTGTCGGCGGCGCTGGACTTCACCCTGGAGTATGACTACCAGAACCTGAAGAACGTCGGCGGCAACACGCACGCGGCCAATCCGTGGCAGATCGCTCTGATCACGGACTACTCGCTGTCGAAGCGGACCGACGTGTACCTGACCACGGCGTATACCCGGAACGCCGGCCTGACCATGGACTCGGCGGCGAGCGGTTTCGCCACCAGCCTGGCGCTGGGCAACAGCTACTCGCTGTCCAGTGGGCAGAAGTCCATGTTCGGTGCGGCTGTGGGCATCCGCCATATCTTCTGA
- a CDS encoding hypothetical protein (K07002: K07002) yields the protein MTSTNLPTVVIVPGLRDHMPEHWQTLLAEQLQAQGRAVLIVPQIDHDKALRSARVANLERVVSGIQGPIVLVAHSMGCCITVHWAQQTTREVQGALLAAPADLDTPLPAGYSDPQTLAASGWTPLPRARLPFPSIMIGSRNDPIGEFEQVHALAQAWGSRFVDGGDIGHLSPSDGYGHWPKAAELLREL from the coding sequence ATGACTTCTACCAACCTGCCGACTGTCGTCATTGTTCCCGGTCTTCGCGACCACATGCCGGAGCACTGGCAAACGCTGCTCGCCGAACAACTGCAAGCGCAGGGAAGGGCGGTGCTGATCGTGCCGCAGATCGACCATGACAAGGCGCTACGCAGCGCCAGGGTGGCGAACCTAGAGCGCGTCGTCAGCGGTATCCAAGGGCCGATCGTCCTGGTGGCCCATAGCATGGGATGCTGCATCACGGTTCACTGGGCGCAGCAGACGACGCGCGAGGTCCAGGGCGCGTTGCTCGCGGCCCCCGCCGACCTCGACACGCCCCTGCCCGCCGGCTACTCCGATCCGCAGACCCTGGCTGCCAGCGGCTGGACACCGCTGCCGAGGGCGCGCCTGCCGTTCCCGAGCATCATGATCGGCAGCCGCAACGATCCGATCGGGGAATTCGAGCAGGTCCACGCCCTTGCGCAGGCTTGGGGCAGCCGCTTCGTCGATGGGGGCGACATTGGCCACCTCTCGCCGTCCGACGGATATGGCCACTGGCCGAAGGCCGCGGAGTTGCTCCGCGAGCTGTGA
- a CDS encoding DNA-binding protein, with product MHATITNTTLPSANESAIARESSRSLAVALDSRFETQQFDFKTDKGELHSVTLPTSALRLLVEVLAEIGQGNAVSIIPIHAELTTQEAADLLNVSRPYLVQLLEKGEIPFRKVNTHRRVLYQDVVSYKQRIDDERRKALDELAAQAQELDMGY from the coding sequence ATGCATGCAACCATCACCAACACGACGCTGCCTTCGGCAAACGAAAGTGCTATCGCCCGTGAATCGAGCCGCAGCCTGGCGGTAGCCTTGGACAGCCGCTTCGAGACGCAGCAATTCGACTTCAAGACTGACAAGGGCGAGTTGCATAGCGTCACATTGCCCACCTCTGCGTTGAGGCTTCTCGTCGAGGTTCTCGCTGAAATCGGCCAAGGGAACGCCGTCTCTATCATTCCCATTCACGCCGAACTGACGACGCAAGAGGCGGCGGACCTGCTTAACGTCTCTCGGCCATACTTGGTTCAGCTTCTAGAGAAGGGGGAGATTCCGTTCCGCAAAGTCAACACGCATCGGCGCGTCCTCTACCAGGACGTTGTTAGCTACAAGCAGCGCATTGATGACGAGCGACGTAAGGCACTAGACGAACTCGCGGCGCAGGCCCAAGAGCTGGACATGGGCTATTGA
- a CDS encoding endonuclease DDE: MEGELMRIAAQVEVSEAQRKQLETWATSRTIAVRLAERAKMILLAAQGKMDKEIGVELGVWRGTVARWRARFIANGLAGIEQDEARPGRKPKISARKVKAIVALTTQQRPDNATHWSTRSMAAKARVSAASVRRIWQAHGLKPHRVVSFKVSNDKHFTEKLEDIVGLYLNPPEHALVFSCDEKCQIQALDRTQPGLPLKPGRCQTMTHDYKRHGVTTLFAAMNTLDGSVIGQCMTKHRHQEWLRFLRQIDRSTPKDRELHLIADNYATHKHPNVQAWLAKHPRFHMHFTPTSASWLNMVERFFRDLSENQLRRSAFHSVPELVSTIEQYMERHNRDPKPFIWTAKASDILAKVTRARAKLNKMQSV; the protein is encoded by the coding sequence ATGGAGGGCGAACTCATGAGAATCGCGGCACAGGTTGAAGTAAGTGAAGCACAGCGCAAACAGCTAGAAACGTGGGCTACGAGCCGGACGATCGCGGTGAGGCTTGCGGAGCGCGCCAAGATGATCTTGCTCGCAGCGCAGGGCAAAATGGATAAAGAGATCGGCGTAGAGCTAGGTGTCTGGCGCGGCACAGTAGCACGCTGGCGAGCGCGATTTATAGCCAACGGACTCGCGGGGATCGAGCAAGATGAGGCGCGGCCGGGACGAAAGCCGAAGATTTCCGCGCGCAAGGTCAAGGCCATCGTGGCACTGACAACCCAACAGCGTCCGGATAACGCGACGCATTGGAGTACGCGAAGTATGGCAGCGAAGGCCCGCGTCAGTGCGGCGAGCGTGCGGCGCATCTGGCAGGCGCATGGACTCAAGCCGCATCGGGTGGTGAGTTTCAAGGTGTCGAACGATAAACACTTTACCGAGAAGCTGGAAGACATCGTCGGGCTGTATCTCAATCCACCCGAACACGCATTGGTCTTCTCTTGCGACGAGAAGTGCCAGATTCAGGCGCTTGACCGGACCCAGCCAGGCCTGCCGTTGAAGCCAGGTCGCTGTCAAACGATGACTCACGACTACAAGCGTCATGGCGTGACGACCTTGTTCGCGGCGATGAACACCCTCGATGGAAGTGTCATTGGTCAGTGCATGACAAAGCATCGACACCAAGAGTGGCTGCGCTTCTTGCGGCAGATTGATCGAAGTACGCCCAAGGACCGCGAGCTCCATTTGATCGCTGACAACTATGCAACCCACAAGCACCCCAATGTGCAAGCGTGGCTCGCCAAACACCCACGATTTCACATGCATTTCACCCCCACCAGCGCCTCCTGGCTGAACATGGTCGAACGCTTCTTTCGTGACCTCTCAGAGAACCAATTGCGGCGCTCGGCTTTTCACTCGGTACCCGAATTGGTCAGCACCATCGAGCAATACATGGAGAGGCACAATCGTGATCCGAAACCGTTCATCTGGACCGCCAAAGCTTCTGACATCTTGGCGAAAGTCACGCGTGCCCGGGCAAAGCTGAATAAGATGCAATCCGTTTGA
- a CDS encoding transposase IS3 (K07483: K07483; transposase) codes for MPKTRPPYSTVFRQQMVDLVHAGRRPEDLAKEFEPTAQTIYNWVAQAERDAGTRHDGLTSAEHQELTRLRRENRQLKMEREILAKAAAWFARETDSLPDKGTNS; via the coding sequence ATGCCGAAAACGCGCCCACCGTACAGCACTGTCTTCCGTCAGCAAATGGTTGACTTGGTCCATGCAGGTCGCCGCCCCGAAGATCTGGCCAAAGAATTCGAACCCACGGCTCAGACCATTTACAACTGGGTTGCACAGGCCGAGCGTGACGCAGGCACACGTCATGATGGCCTGACCAGTGCCGAGCACCAGGAGCTCACACGGCTACGCCGTGAGAACCGGCAGCTCAAAATGGAGAGGGAGATACTTGCAAAAGCCGCGGCTTGGTTCGCCCGGGAGACCGACTCGCTGCCCGACAAGGGTACGAATTCATGA
- a CDS encoding integrase (K07497: K07497; putative transposase), producing MKANQARYPLSTMARLLKVSRSGFHAWNGRSPSPRVVRDKLLLVQIRAIHSHSCGTYGVPRVHAALLRQGIRVGRKRVARLMREAGLRGACRPHFICTTHRAARARPAADLVQRHFRAEAPNQLWVADATYIPTKAGFYYLAVVLDVYSRRIVGWAMDNHLRTALMLQALDMALAQRHPTSVIHHSDQGCQYTSVAFGQRCRDAGVRPSMGSVGDAYDNAMCEAFFATLECELLNRSHFATHDDARQALFTWIEGWYNSHRLHSALGYRSPQEFEKLPVNGMNPALHRAYTAPSQGGNPST from the coding sequence ATGAAGGCGAACCAAGCTCGTTATCCGCTGTCCACCATGGCCCGGCTGCTTAAGGTCTCGCGCAGTGGGTTCCATGCGTGGAACGGGCGTAGCCCGAGCCCCCGTGTCGTGCGTGACAAGCTGCTGCTGGTGCAGATCCGAGCAATTCACTCGCACTCCTGCGGCACCTATGGCGTGCCCCGGGTACACGCGGCTCTGCTGCGTCAGGGCATCCGGGTGGGGCGCAAGCGCGTGGCGAGACTGATGCGTGAGGCCGGGCTGCGCGGGGCATGCCGGCCACACTTCATCTGCACGACGCACCGCGCAGCGCGGGCCAGACCCGCTGCCGATCTGGTGCAGCGGCACTTCCGTGCTGAGGCCCCCAACCAGCTTTGGGTTGCCGATGCGACGTACATTCCGACCAAGGCCGGCTTTTACTATCTGGCTGTCGTCCTCGACGTATACAGCCGACGCATCGTGGGCTGGGCCATGGACAACCACCTGCGCACCGCGCTGATGTTGCAGGCGCTGGACATGGCGCTCGCGCAGCGACATCCCACGTCGGTGATCCACCATTCGGACCAGGGGTGCCAGTACACGTCGGTGGCCTTTGGCCAACGCTGTCGGGATGCGGGCGTACGCCCCTCCATGGGTTCAGTGGGCGATGCCTACGACAACGCCATGTGTGAGGCCTTCTTTGCCACGCTCGAGTGCGAATTGCTGAACCGCTCGCACTTCGCCACCCACGACGACGCCCGACAGGCGTTGTTCACTTGGATTGAGGGCTGGTACAACTCGCACCGCTTGCACAGCGCCCTGGGCTATCGTTCCCCGCAGGAATTTGAAAAGCTGCCTGTCAATGGCATGAATCCGGCGCTACACCGGGCCTACACTGCCCCATCACAAGGAGGAAACCCATCGACATAA